Below is a window of Anaerolineae bacterium DNA.
TTGACTTTCCGCTGAGTAATTGCGTCAATTCCGGCATCTTTGACGTTCTTGTGCTCACTCAGTACCGGCCCCACAGCCTTAACGACCACATTGCACGTGGTCGCCCTTGGGACCTGGATCGCTCCTTTTCCGGTGGTATCCAGCTACTCCAGCCCTACAAAGGGCATTATGACACGGACTGGTACAGCGGCACCGCCGATGCGGTCACCCAGAACCTGAACTTTGTGCGGCGCGGCCTACCCGACCAAGTTCTTATTCTCTCCGGCGATCATGTCTACCAGATGAACTACAACAGCCTGATCCGCTACCACAATGAGCGCAACGCGGATGTCACCGTCTGCACGATCACGGTGCCGATTGACGAGGCCAGCCGCTATGGGATCGTTGACGTGGACGACGAATACCGTGTCAGGGCCTTTGTGGAAAAGCCTCCTGAGCCGCCAGGCAACCTGGCCAATATGGGCGTTTACCTGTTCAACCGCGATGTGCTGGAGACCTACCTGAACGAAGATCGCGTCATGCCGGGATCGAAGCACGACTTCGGGCGGGATATTCTGCCACGTATGGTCGCCACCAACCTGCGGGTCTACGCCTATCCTTTCGCCGGGTACTGGATCGATGTCGGGACAGTCGACGCTTACTGGTCGGCACATATGGATCTGCTGGAAATGCCCCCCTCGCTGGACCTTAACGACCGCACCTGGGTGATCCACACCCGCAGCGAAGAGCGGCCGCCAGTGCACATCCAGGCCGGCGCTACCGTGATCGACAGCCTGATCACGGATGGCTCCTTTGTCGGCAATGGCGCGGTCGTGGAACGGAGCATCCTCTCGCCCGGTGTGTATGTCGGGCCGGGCGCAGTCATCCGCGAATCGATCGTCATGACCGACAGCTATATTGATGCCGGGGCGGTGGTCGAGCGTTGCATCCTGGACAAGTATGTCTTTGTGGGCAAGAACGCCCGAGTCGGCGAAAAGCGGGATGTCGGTGACCTGGGCCTGACCCTGATTGGTAAGAACAGTCGCCTGCCGGAAGGCTTCCAGATCGGCTACAGCTGTGTGCTGGGCACCGATCTTTCTGAGGAAGACTTGCTGCGCCACTACCCCGGCAAGCAGATTCCAGCCGGCACCGAACTGGTGGAAGACTAAAACCAGGGCGCAACTCTTCCCTGCCTGAATCCGACTCCACAACAGACCTGCTTCAGCGGCGGCAGCC
It encodes the following:
- the glgC gene encoding glucose-1-phosphate adenylyltransferase, which codes for MKVKAVILAGGEGTRLKVLTIKRAKPAVPFAGKYRMIDFPLSNCVNSGIFDVLVLTQYRPHSLNDHIARGRPWDLDRSFSGGIQLLQPYKGHYDTDWYSGTADAVTQNLNFVRRGLPDQVLILSGDHVYQMNYNSLIRYHNERNADVTVCTITVPIDEASRYGIVDVDDEYRVRAFVEKPPEPPGNLANMGVYLFNRDVLETYLNEDRVMPGSKHDFGRDILPRMVATNLRVYAYPFAGYWIDVGTVDAYWSAHMDLLEMPPSLDLNDRTWVIHTRSEERPPVHIQAGATVIDSLITDGSFVGNGAVVERSILSPGVYVGPGAVIRESIVMTDSYIDAGAVVERCILDKYVFVGKNARVGEKRDVGDLGLTLIGKNSRLPEGFQIGYSCVLGTDLSEEDLLRHYPGKQIPAGTELVED